The genomic stretch AGCGCTGCGTCTCGCGGACCCCGGCAGTAACACTCTGTTGAGTTGTCACGGGGTAAAACACCTAGTCAAACCCCTGCGAGCGCTCCCTAGGGGAAACGACACGACCACAGGTCTCGCAGCGGCTCACACCACCACGGGTCCCTCGTCGGGCAATCTACGCGGTACCCCAAGCATACGGATGTCGGCGTCTTGCGGTGTACCGAGGTCGATCACCACCACCGAGTCGTAGGCGAGTGCGATCACATCGCGGATGTCCCGTTCCCACATCGCGAGTTCCGCTTTGCTCAGGTCACACACGAACACCGAATACTGAAGCCACTTCCCGTAGCCCTTCATGAGCTTGAAGGTGGCTCGCAGTCGTTTGGGATCCGATATGTCGTAGGAGATGAGATATCGTCGTCGAGCCATGGGTCACCTCGTCATCAATGGGGTGTAGGAATCCAGTTCTCCCGTGAAGGAAGCCGCCAGCACCCGCGCCTGGAGATCCAGCACCCTCCGATAGGACACCTGATACCCGAACAGCGGATGTTTCAGCTCCATGTCGAGGCGACGTTCGTACGCCTTGATGACGGAGCGTCGTCCGTCCGCGGTCAGAACCACCCCGAGATGTCCCCGCATGAAGCTTTTCTCGTTGATTTCACCGTTGTTGAAACACTGCAACGCCACGGATTCCGCCACGAGAGCGCGGAACTCCTCGGCCAGGTCGAGAGCAAGAGCGGGTCTGCCGTAGCGGGGCTGGTGCAGCACCACACCCCTGCGCCACAATGCCTTGAGCGCCTGGGTGGTGATCTGCACGTTCCCCACAACACACACCTGGGAGACGTCAAGGAGTCGACGCTCAGCCACCGTCTCGCCCTTGACCGCCACCAGCAGTCGGCCACCAGAAACCTTCACCGACGCCCCCTGCGTGTTCACATAAACCGGTCTGGTGGCGGGATTTTTGACGATGATCCGACACGGCTGCCCACTGGAACGTTCGAGCAGATAGTTCGTCTCATCGGGCATGCACAACGGCGCCAGTGAGCAACGAGGACAGCGCGGATCGTTCAGCAACGGCGGGGGCGGAAGTTCCTGCGCAGCCACCTTCCGTGCCAACGCCACCAGCTCCCGCACCTCCGTCTCCGCGTCCGGCCCCACATCGATCGAGGCCCTGTGATGCGATCCCAGATAGGAAATCTCGGCGCGGTTCACCGAATACCCGGCGCGTCGCAACAGCACCGCCTGAGTCAAAACCTGCACCCGGTCGGCGGGCCACATTCCGCCATCGCCGGGGCCGGACCCCTTCTTCATGTCCACAGGACTCGACGATCCGTCCTCGTGATCCACCCGGTCGATGACAGCCGTCACCCCGAGGTCCGGATCCGACAACGCCACCTGAATCGAGGTGAACGGTTTCTCCTCCTCATCGGGTGCGGGCATCCGACCGGAACGCCGATCCGTCGCGT from Arachnia propionica encodes the following:
- the cas1 gene encoding CRISPR-associated endonuclease Cas1, which translates into the protein MSERGEYSVEPQLVPARMLNELVYCQRLFHLEWVDGRWAHSDDTVQGSVAHDATDRRSGRMPAPDEEEKPFTSIQVALSDPDLGVTAVIDRVDHEDGSSSPVDMKKGSGPGDGGMWPADRVQVLTQAVLLRRAGYSVNRAEISYLGSHHRASIDVGPDAETEVRELVALARKVAAQELPPPPLLNDPRCPRCSLAPLCMPDETNYLLERSSGQPCRIIVKNPATRPVYVNTQGASVKVSGGRLLVAVKGETVAERRLLDVSQVCVVGNVQITTQALKALWRRGVVLHQPRYGRPALALDLAEEFRALVAESVALQCFNNGEINEKSFMRGHLGVVLTADGRRSVIKAYERRLDMELKHPLFGYQVSYRRVLDLQARVLAASFTGELDSYTPLMTR
- the cas2 gene encoding CRISPR-associated endonuclease Cas2, coding for MARRRYLISYDISDPKRLRATFKLMKGYGKWLQYSVFVCDLSKAELAMWERDIRDVIALAYDSVVVIDLGTPQDADIRMLGVPRRLPDEGPVVV